The genomic segment ATAGCGGGCAAGCACTTCGGGCGCGCGGTCCGCGAACTGGTCCGGCGGGATCGACGCGAGCCGGTTCCACGGGCCGAATACCGGGTCGTCTTCGCCCAGCCGGGCGATGTACGCGGCCCAGCGCCGGACGATCGTCGGGTTGATGTCCTCCTCGTTGCGGATCTCGTAGAACTCGTCGGTGGGGAGCTTGTTCGCGTCGGGGACGGCGGCAAGGTAGCGGTCGACCTGGCTGCGCAGGCGCGTTTCCAGTTTCTCGGTTTCTTCCCGGAATCGTTCCCGCAGCGCCTGCTCGCGCTTCTGCATCTCCGCGGTGAACTCAGCCCAGGCCGGATCCTCGGCGTACTCCGGTTCAATAGGCACGCGGCGCTCGGAACTGCCGGTAAAGACGCCGTACAGGGAGTAGTAGTCTTCAATCGGGACGGGGTCGAACTTGTGGTCGTGGCAGCGCGCGCAACTCACCGTGAGCCCCATGAGGCCGCGCGTCACCGTGTCGATTCGGTCGTCGACAATGTCCGGCATAACGCCGAGGAAACGCTGGCCGAGGGTCAGAAAACCCATCGCCGCCAGGTCCGCGCGGCTCGATTCATCCGACATCTCGTCGGCCGCGATCTGGAGCTTCAGAAACTCGTCGTACGGGCGGTCCCGGTTCATGGCGTCCACAACCCAGTCCCGGTACACGTGGCTGTGGACGAACTTCACCTCCTCGCGCCCGCCGTAGACATAGCCCTTCGTGTCGGCGTAGCGCGCCACGTCCAGCCAGTGGCGGGCCCAGCGCTCGCCATAGTGCGGCGACGCCAGATAGCGCTCCACGAGGTTCTCGTAGGCCCTCGGATCGGGGTCGTTCTCAAACGCGACGACCTCCTCCGGGGCGGGCGGCAGGCCGAGCAGACCAAACGAAAGCCGCCGGATCAGCGTGCGGCGATCGGCCTCCGGCGCCGGGGCGAGCCCGGCCTCTTCGATCTTCGCCAGAATGAAGTGGTCGATTTCCGTGCGCGGCCAGGCCGTGTCCTGGACCGCCGGAAGCGCCTGCGGCGCCGGCGGATGAAAGGCCCAGTGCTTTCGCGCGCTCGCGAAGAGGTCGATGGGCGCATCGCTCTCGGGAAAGACCGCCCCCTCGCGGATCCAGCGATCAAAATCGGCCACCACGGTCTCGGGGAGCGGCCCGGACGGCGGCATCTGAAGCTCGGGGTGCTGGTACCGGATGGCCCGCATCAGCCGCGACGCCGCGGGGTCGCCCGGCGTCACCGCCGGCTGCCCGGATTTCCCGCCGCGGGCCAGGCCCGCCGCCGAGTCGAGCAGCAACTCGCCTTTCACCGCGTCGGTCGCGCTGCTGTGGCAACCAAAGCAGTTGTCGATAAGCGCGGGGCGGATCTTCTTCTCGAAGAAATCTTCCGGGCTCGCGAGCACGGGGCACGCAATGCCAAGGGCGACACACAATACCGGCAGGCGGGATTTCACTGCGATGCGCATGCGGACTCTCCTGTGACCCGCCATTATAGCCGAGGCGCGCCCACGCCGCCAGCGGCAAACGCGAGTCAACGGCGCGGGCGGGCGGCTACAGGATGGCGACCGCCTCGATCTCGAACTGAAGACCGGGAATCGCCAGCGCCGGCGTCCCCACGGCGGTGGACGCGGGATACGGCTGCTTCAGGTACTCCTTGCGCACCTTGCGGTACGCGGGCAGGTCCCGCGCGATGTCCACAAAGTAGGATCGAAGTATGACCACGTGCTCGAAACCCGCCCCGGCCTCGGCCAGAACCTTCCCGATCCGGTCGAAGGTCTGGCGCATCTGCGTTTCCATATCGGCGTCGTAGTCCTCGGGGCCCTGTCCGGAAACAAATACGACCGTCTGCCCGCCTTCGGCCTTGATTCCCGGCGTGTAGCCCGAATCCGCGGCGGGAGCGCCGTCCGGGTCGAGCCCGGTCCGCTTCACCGCGCTGGCCGCGGCGGATCCGGCGGCCAGAGCGGCGGCGCCAGCGAGACCGGCGATGCTTCCCGTCATGAAGGCCCTGCGTTCCGATGTGTTCGATGGCTGATCCATGGTCGCCCTCCTCGGCGTTTCCCTGTGAATCTCAATGCGTCTGCCCGGGGCTCCAGCGAGCCGATCCGATTATACGGCGCGGGGCGCGGGCCTTCAACGGCGGCGGTGGCGTTTGGTCCATCCGCGTGCGAAATGCGGCGCCCCTCGGACCACGCCATTGATTCCGCGGAATGGCGCGAAGGCGCCGTATGGACCGGTGGCTTCTTTCGACACCCGCGTACGGCGGATACACCCGCCCTCAGGTGCGTGGCGTGTTGGCGCGGTTTTCCGTGTACACGAGGTGATACAGCGTTTCCCCCGTCTCCTCGTGCACGTGCTCCTCGTGAAAGGTGAACCCGTAGCGCCGGTAAAACTCGCGGCCGATACGGTTCTCCTTGAACACTTCGACTTCCAGATCGCCGCGCATCCGGCGGGCATGGTCCATCAGCGCGCGGCCATACCCGCGCCCGTGGAACTCCGGATGCACAAAGAGCGCCCCGACCTCGTTCTTGATCAGCGCGATAAAGCCCACCACGCGCCCCTCGTCCTCGCACACGTAGGTATCCGCCATCGGAAGGTAGATATCCGTCATGTTGTGGCGCTCGATATCGAAGAACTCGTCGGGAAGGAAGGAATGCGCCATCCGGGACGCCGTGTACCACGTCTCCAGCAGATCGTCCAGATCTTCTCGCGCGTACAGGCGAATCATCGGGAAATCCTTACTGCAATGGCTCCACCGACCGCCGGAATCAATTGCCCGCGACGGCCATATCTTCGCACAATGGCCCCGCTGCGGCGGGTTCTTCCAGATAAAACACGTGGTCCACCGGACGCCCCAATTCCCGGGCGATCTTCAGGCTCAGCCGGATAGACGGGTTCAGCCGATCTTTTTCGATGGCCAGTATCGTCTGCCGGGTGACGTCCACGCGCTTTGCCAGGTCGGCCTGCCGCAACTTAAGCTTAACGCGCAACTCGCGCACGCGATTCCGAACTACAAGGCGTTCACTCATGCCCCTGATCATAGCCCGGCGCCCCGGCCCGATTCAAATCATATAATATAGGACACTAGCACCAACTGCTATTCTCCCGATCATGGACAGGCGCGCAACGCTCCCATTTTCTGGCGTTTCCGCTGTTATCGCCGTTTTCTCACCACGCGCCGCGCCCCGCCGTGTACGCGAGCTTGGCGCGGAAGCCCACCGGATCCTATACTGAGTCCGTCCACCGTTCTTCACCCACAGGAGCCCACGCATGCAAGAAGTTGCGCGTATCACACTGATCATGACCCTTCTGACCGCCTCCGCCCTCGCCGGCGCGGCCCCCATCGCGCTCGACGGGCCGCTGCGCGACCGGTGCGTACATCTACTGCGCGCCGGTCTCGACGATCCCGATTTCTGGCCCGCGATGCACGCGGCCGAAGGACTCTCCCTCGCGGGCCACGGCATCGAGGTTACCGCCGCGCTCGCGCCGCGCCTGGCCGCCGAAACCGACGGCCAGCGCCAGTGCGGGCTGGCGCGGGAACTTGTTCGCGCGGGCGATCGCACCCGGGCCCGCGTCATGCTCGACCTGCTGGCGGGCGCGGATCCGTACGCCCATGTGCACGCGGCGGAGAGCCTCTTCAAGGTGAATGAAATCGGCGACGGGAACGCGCTGCGCGCCGCCCTGGAAGGCGATGGCCCGCCGTCGAAGGCGATCATGGCCGCCGCCGCCCTGGCGAACTGGGGCCATGCCGCCGCACTCGAACACCTCCGCGGACAGGCCGCCGCGCCCGATCCGGACGTGGCCCGCATCGCCGCCTGGGCGCTCGGGCAAATTGGATCGGCCGAGGACATCCCCGTGTTGCGGGCGGGCCGGGAACGCTTCGAGGACCCCGGCGTGCGCTCGTTCTTCACCCATGCACTGGCCGGGCTGGGCGATCCGGAGGGCGTCGCGGGGCTCCTGGAAAACCTGGCCGCCGAGGACCCCGCCATCCGCACCATGGCCGCGAATTTCGCCGGCGAATTCGGCGTGGCCAGCGCGCGCGATGCCCTCGTCTCCCTGCTGGACGACCCGAACCTCGACACCCGGCTCCGCGCGGCGCAATCGCTCATCATGCTGGCGCGGGAGGGCGGTCTCCCCGAGGGCGCCTTCGCGCGCGATCTCTATCCCGCCACGGCGGAGAACCCGCGCTACAGCGAGGGCGATATCCACGTCCTGAACGATGGGCGCTACCTGTACGCCACCACGGAATTCATCGGGGATGGAAGCGATTTCGCACGAGCCCACATTATCGGGCGGATTTCCTCGGACGGCGGACAGACCTGGGGCGATTCCTTTGAACTGCAGGAAAACACGGGCGGAAAGAACGTGATGTCCGTCACCTTCCAGGAACTCTCCGACGTGGAAGTCGGCATGTTTTACCTGCGGAAGAACGAGGTCGACGATCTGGACGTCTACCTGCGCCGATCGTCGGACGGTGGCGCCACCTTTGGCGAATCGCGCCTCGTCACCGACGCCCCGG from the Candidatus Hydrogenedentota bacterium genome contains:
- a CDS encoding GNAT family N-acetyltransferase, which translates into the protein MIRLYAREDLDDLLETWYTASRMAHSFLPDEFFDIERHNMTDIYLPMADTYVCEDEGRVVGFIALIKNEVGALFVHPEFHGRGYGRALMDHARRMRGDLEVEVFKENRIGREFYRRYGFTFHEEHVHEETGETLYHLVYTENRANTPRT
- a CDS encoding helix-turn-helix transcriptional regulator, with product MSERLVVRNRVRELRVKLKLRQADLAKRVDVTRQTILAIEKDRLNPSIRLSLKIARELGRPVDHVFYLEEPAAAGPLCEDMAVAGN
- a CDS encoding exo-alpha-sialidase; translated protein: MQEVARITLIMTLLTASALAGAAPIALDGPLRDRCVHLLRAGLDDPDFWPAMHAAEGLSLAGHGIEVTAALAPRLAAETDGQRQCGLARELVRAGDRTRARVMLDLLAGADPYAHVHAAESLFKVNEIGDGNALRAALEGDGPPSKAIMAAAALANWGHAAALEHLRGQAAAPDPDVARIAAWALGQIGSAEDIPVLRAGRERFEDPGVRSFFTHALAGLGDPEGVAGLLENLAAEDPAIRTMAANFAGEFGVASARDALVSLLDDPNLDTRLRAAQSLIMLAREGGLPEGAFARDLYPATAENPRYSEGDIHVLNDGRYLYATTEFIGDGSDFARAHIIGRISSDGGQTWGDSFELQENTGGKNVMSVTFQELSDVEVGMFYLRKNEVDDLDVYLRRSSDGGATFGESRLVTDAPGYHVLNNDRVIRLSSGRLLVPVASSPNVHTDNHFKCRTWISDDAGHTWRAGAGEVDYAKRGAMEPEVLELRDGRILMIIRTQLGHIAAAYSGDGGDTWTEAADWGVRAPEAPSTLRRIPSTGDLLLIWNDSYVEGAGHGGPRAPLTVAISKDEGKTWIHKKNIEDADPDAASFTTGYAYTSVTFDRGRALISYYVAGDANGRIDSRFRSIPIAWFYE